One Amycolatopsis sp. NBC_00355 genomic window carries:
- a CDS encoding YbaK/EbsC family protein, whose amino-acid sequence MTWTIAGSLTVVPAPTRTDLLAEPVAKALAALAEPDAVGVTKIDPSLADTAAFCEAYGSPLTASANCVVVAGKRSGEVRFAAALVLATTRADVNGVIKRRLDVRKASFAPMDEAVSLTGMEYGGITPVGLPAEWPILLDKAVADAPELVIGSGIRGSKLLISGAALAALPGAEVIEGLAQ is encoded by the coding sequence GTGACCTGGACCATCGCCGGGAGCCTGACCGTCGTTCCCGCCCCCACGCGTACTGACCTCCTCGCCGAGCCCGTCGCCAAGGCGCTGGCCGCACTCGCCGAGCCGGATGCCGTCGGCGTCACGAAAATCGACCCGTCGCTGGCCGACACCGCCGCCTTCTGCGAGGCCTACGGCTCGCCGTTGACGGCGTCCGCGAACTGCGTCGTCGTCGCCGGCAAGCGCTCCGGCGAAGTCCGCTTCGCCGCCGCGCTCGTGCTCGCGACCACCCGCGCCGACGTCAACGGCGTGATCAAGCGCCGCCTCGACGTCCGCAAGGCGTCGTTCGCGCCGATGGACGAAGCCGTCTCACTCACCGGGATGGAGTACGGCGGCATCACGCCCGTCGGCCTGCCCGCCGAGTGGCCGATCCTGCTCGACAAGGCCGTCGCCGACGCGCCCGAGCTGGTCATCGGCAGCGGGATCCGCGGCAGCAAGCTGCTGATCTCCGGCGCCGCGCTGGCCGCGTTGCCCGGGGCCGAGGTCATCGAGGGTCTCGCGCAGTGA
- a CDS encoding pyridoxal phosphate-dependent aminotransferase translates to MREPALVPRLRPFTSTIFAEMTALAVKHDAVNLGQGFPDTDGPAGMLDAAKNALFGGANQYPPGPGRPELRAAIARHRQRYGTEYDPDTEILVTAGATEAITATLIALTETGDEVIVIEPYYDSYAAAVAMAGAQRRVVGLVEQENGRFGLDVDGLRASVTPRTRAILVNSPHNPTGTVFTRAELDALAALCVEHDLIAITDEVYEHLVFDDAEHVPLATLPGMRERTVSISSAGKTFNCTGWKIGWVCSTPELVAAVKAAKQFITFVSGGPLQPAVAHALDHELPWVDGLRESLQEKRDRLSAGLADAGFAVRPTAGTYFVCVDVRPLGFTDAADLAWELPGRVGVAAVPVKVFTDHPDEWKHLLRFAFCKRNEVIDEAITRLRTLV, encoded by the coding sequence GTGCGCGAACCTGCTCTCGTCCCCCGCCTCCGGCCGTTCACGTCGACCATCTTCGCCGAGATGACGGCGCTGGCCGTCAAGCACGACGCGGTCAACCTCGGCCAGGGCTTCCCGGACACCGACGGACCCGCCGGGATGCTCGACGCGGCCAAGAACGCCCTGTTCGGCGGCGCGAACCAGTACCCGCCGGGGCCCGGCCGCCCCGAGCTGCGCGCGGCCATCGCGCGGCACCGGCAGCGCTACGGCACCGAGTACGACCCGGACACGGAGATCCTGGTCACCGCGGGGGCGACCGAGGCCATCACGGCAACGCTCATCGCGCTGACCGAGACCGGTGACGAGGTCATCGTCATCGAGCCGTACTACGACTCCTACGCCGCCGCGGTCGCGATGGCCGGCGCCCAGCGCCGGGTCGTCGGGCTGGTCGAGCAGGAGAACGGCCGGTTCGGCCTGGACGTCGACGGGCTGCGGGCCTCCGTCACGCCCCGGACCCGGGCGATCCTCGTCAACTCGCCGCACAACCCGACCGGCACCGTGTTCACCCGCGCCGAGCTGGACGCGCTGGCCGCGCTCTGCGTCGAGCACGACCTGATCGCGATCACGGACGAGGTCTACGAGCACCTGGTGTTCGACGACGCCGAACACGTTCCCCTCGCCACGCTGCCCGGCATGCGGGAGCGGACCGTGAGCATCTCCAGCGCCGGAAAGACGTTCAACTGCACCGGCTGGAAGATCGGCTGGGTCTGCTCGACGCCCGAGCTGGTCGCCGCGGTCAAGGCGGCGAAGCAGTTCATCACCTTCGTCTCCGGCGGGCCGCTGCAACCGGCCGTCGCGCACGCGCTCGACCACGAGCTGCCGTGGGTCGACGGGCTGCGCGAGAGCCTGCAGGAGAAGCGCGACCGGCTTTCCGCCGGGCTCGCCGACGCCGGGTTCGCCGTGCGGCCGACGGCGGGCACCTACTTCGTCTGCGTCGACGTCCGGCCGCTGGGCTTCACGGACGCGGCCGATCTGGCGTGGGAACTCCCCGGCCGGGTCGGGGTCGCCGCCGTGCCCGTCAAGGTGTTCACCGATCACCCGGACGAGTGGAAACATCTTTTGCGTTTCGCGTTCTGCAAGCGCAACGAAGTCATCGACGAGGCCATCACCCGGTTGCGCACACTGGTCTGA
- the yczE gene encoding membrane protein YczE, which yields MAQIDLRPVRISRDPARRSFQLLAGLALYGASVALVTRARLGLEPWSVLAEGVMNRTGLTFGTVTGVVSVAVLLLWIPLRQRPGIGTIANVVVISVVVDLVRAVLPDQHELGWQITLLVGGVALNAVATATYVGARLGPGPRDGLMTGLAGRTGWSVRLVRTGIEITVVAAGWLLGGTVGVGTVLYALAIGPLTQLLLPFVVWREPQREEQEPVR from the coding sequence GTGGCTCAGATCGATCTCCGGCCCGTCCGGATCTCCCGTGACCCCGCCCGCCGCAGCTTTCAGCTGCTCGCGGGCCTCGCCCTCTACGGCGCCAGCGTCGCCCTGGTCACCAGGGCCCGGCTCGGCCTGGAACCGTGGAGCGTGCTGGCCGAGGGCGTGATGAACCGCACCGGCCTCACGTTCGGCACCGTGACCGGCGTGGTCTCGGTGGCCGTGCTCCTGCTGTGGATCCCGCTGCGCCAGCGGCCCGGGATCGGCACCATCGCGAACGTCGTCGTCATCTCGGTGGTGGTCGACCTGGTCCGGGCGGTGCTCCCGGACCAGCACGAGCTCGGCTGGCAGATCACGCTCCTGGTCGGCGGGGTCGCGCTGAACGCCGTCGCGACCGCCACCTACGTCGGCGCCCGGCTCGGGCCGGGCCCCCGCGACGGCCTGATGACCGGGCTCGCCGGGCGCACCGGCTGGTCGGTCCGGCTGGTGCGGACCGGCATCGAGATCACCGTGGTCGCCGCGGGCTGGCTGCTCGGCGGGACCGTCGGGGTCGGCACCGTGCTCTACGCCCTCGCGATCGGCCCGCTGACCCAGCTCCTGCTGCCCTTCGTCGTGTGGCGCGAACCGCAGCGCGAAGAGCAGGAGCCCGTGCGCTAA
- a CDS encoding VOC family protein: MGAVPTLGVVAIDCPDPVALAAFYRAVLDWGEPDVSDDGHWVTLPNPAGGAGIAFQRVPGYRPPAWPSEDNPQQMHLDLEVTDLEAAHERVLGLGAKLLDDAPESFRVYADPVGHPFCLCAC, encoded by the coding sequence ATGGGTGCGGTACCGACGTTGGGTGTGGTGGCGATCGACTGTCCCGACCCGGTGGCCTTGGCCGCGTTCTACCGGGCGGTGCTGGACTGGGGTGAGCCCGACGTCTCCGACGACGGGCACTGGGTCACACTGCCCAACCCGGCCGGCGGCGCGGGCATCGCGTTCCAGCGGGTCCCCGGCTACCGCCCGCCGGCGTGGCCGTCCGAGGACAACCCGCAGCAGATGCACCTCGACCTCGAGGTCACGGACCTGGAAGCAGCCCACGAGCGCGTCCTCGGTCTGGGCGCGAAGCTGCTGGACGACGCGCCGGAGTCGTTCCGCGTCTACGCCGATCCGGTGGGCCACCCGTTCTGCCTCTGCGCCTGCTGA
- a CDS encoding ornithine cyclodeaminase family protein has translation MTSVWLRYLTGADIDSLGVTDADIVGAVEDVLADHGRGQVVFEPRMHLVPDNGGKGHFNILRGHLSAKQVSGVKVVGDFVGNFERGLPSEMALILLLDPDTGMPRAIVDGTMITEARTGAMTAVGAKYLARPDSRVLGHIGARGTAWWNVVLLDSLFDFAEIRVTSKRPESREDFGRRLSERLGKDVRVCATAEETLDGADIQVEASRLVEPEALVRREYLRPGTFLVPYGTISALELTLLDDVDKVVVDDWRESQSGNPRFGALRPQLNAGLLTADGVHAEIGDIVAGKKPGREHDAERILFWHRGLSTTDVAVANMILARAEASGVGTMLPYR, from the coding sequence GTGACGTCGGTCTGGCTCCGGTACCTGACCGGCGCCGACATCGATTCCCTCGGCGTCACGGACGCGGACATCGTTGGCGCGGTCGAGGACGTGCTCGCCGACCACGGCCGTGGCCAGGTCGTCTTCGAGCCGCGTATGCACCTCGTGCCGGACAACGGCGGCAAGGGCCACTTCAACATCCTTCGTGGCCACCTGTCGGCTAAGCAGGTCAGTGGCGTGAAGGTCGTCGGTGACTTCGTGGGGAACTTCGAACGGGGCCTCCCTTCGGAAATGGCGTTGATCCTGCTGCTGGACCCGGACACCGGCATGCCGCGGGCGATCGTGGACGGCACGATGATCACCGAAGCCCGCACCGGCGCGATGACTGCCGTCGGCGCGAAGTACCTCGCCCGCCCGGACTCGCGGGTGCTCGGGCACATCGGTGCCCGCGGTACCGCCTGGTGGAACGTCGTACTGCTGGACTCGTTGTTCGACTTCGCCGAGATCCGCGTGACCAGCAAGCGCCCGGAGTCGCGTGAGGACTTCGGCCGTCGGCTGTCCGAGCGGCTCGGCAAGGACGTCCGCGTCTGCGCCACGGCCGAGGAGACCCTGGACGGCGCGGACATCCAGGTCGAGGCCTCCCGGCTGGTCGAACCCGAGGCGCTGGTGCGCCGCGAGTACCTCCGGCCGGGCACTTTCCTGGTGCCCTACGGCACGATCAGCGCGCTGGAACTCACGCTGCTCGACGACGTCGACAAGGTCGTCGTCGACGATTGGCGCGAATCGCAGTCCGGCAACCCGCGATTCGGCGCCCTGCGCCCGCAGCTCAACGCCGGCCTCCTCACCGCGGACGGGGTCCACGCCGAGATCGGCGACATCGTGGCGGGCAAGAAGCCCGGCCGCGAGCACGACGCCGAGCGAATCCTGTTCTGGCACCGCGGACTGTCCACAACGGACGTCGCGGTGGCGAACATGATCCTGGCCCGTGCCGAGGCTTCCGGCGTCGGCACCATGCTGCCGTACCGATGA
- the yczR gene encoding MocR-like transcription factor YczR → MEPVVPLGGRISGPRLAVMLGSWRQGSRQGAADLAAAIELQVLDGQLPLGTRLPAERELADALGASRTLIGGALDRLRDNGFVASRRGAGSWIAAPGRRRREPLVPAGDDLIDFTHASSPAIPGMIGAVDVARRELLGHLGGHGYQERGLLGLREKIAQRYTERGLPTTPAQVMVTNGAHHAFVLALRMLAGPGDRVLVEQPTYPNALEAIRAAHGIPVPVALDPTGERGWDIAGVDAALRQASPRFAYLVVDFQNPTGLRLDAEGRERLGAVLIRARTPVVVDETLVELDLEGDPLDGPPPLAAFAGDLAISVGSASKSHWGGLRLGWMRASEDLLGRLVSARYAVDLGSPVFEQVVFTELLGDEGWAALGRRREELRGNRDALAAAVRRHLPDWTFTLPKGGLSLWCRMPEPVSSRLAVAAAGHGIQVAPGSRFGVHGGLERWIRLPFSLPPARIDEAVRRLSAAAAAVQGTPRSLDVPIS, encoded by the coding sequence ATGGAACCCGTGGTCCCCCTGGGTGGACGGATCTCTGGCCCGCGACTGGCCGTCATGCTGGGCTCGTGGCGGCAAGGCTCCCGGCAGGGCGCGGCCGACCTCGCCGCCGCGATCGAGCTGCAGGTGCTCGACGGCCAGCTCCCGCTCGGCACCCGGCTGCCCGCCGAGCGCGAGCTGGCCGACGCGCTCGGCGCCAGCCGGACGCTGATCGGCGGAGCGCTGGACCGGTTGCGGGACAACGGGTTCGTCGCCAGCCGCCGCGGCGCGGGCTCGTGGATCGCCGCGCCCGGACGGCGCCGCCGCGAGCCGCTCGTGCCGGCCGGCGACGACCTGATCGACTTCACCCACGCGTCCTCGCCGGCCATCCCGGGGATGATCGGGGCGGTCGACGTCGCCCGCCGCGAGCTCCTCGGCCACCTGGGGGGCCACGGCTACCAGGAGCGGGGCCTGCTCGGCCTGCGCGAGAAGATCGCCCAGCGTTACACCGAACGCGGCCTGCCGACGACGCCCGCGCAGGTCATGGTCACCAACGGCGCGCACCACGCGTTCGTGCTGGCCCTGCGCATGCTCGCGGGCCCCGGCGACCGGGTGCTGGTGGAGCAGCCGACCTACCCGAACGCGCTGGAGGCGATCCGTGCCGCGCACGGGATCCCGGTGCCGGTGGCGCTCGACCCGACCGGCGAACGCGGCTGGGACATCGCCGGCGTCGACGCGGCGCTGCGCCAGGCGTCACCGCGGTTCGCGTACCTCGTGGTCGACTTCCAGAACCCGACCGGCCTGCGGCTGGACGCCGAAGGCCGCGAACGGCTCGGCGCGGTCCTCATCCGCGCGCGGACGCCGGTGGTGGTGGACGAGACGCTGGTGGAGCTGGACCTCGAGGGTGATCCGCTGGACGGCCCGCCGCCGCTGGCCGCGTTCGCCGGCGACCTGGCGATCAGCGTCGGCTCGGCGTCGAAGTCGCACTGGGGCGGGCTGCGCCTCGGCTGGATGCGCGCGTCGGAGGACCTGCTCGGCCGCCTGGTTTCGGCGCGCTACGCGGTGGACCTCGGGTCGCCGGTGTTCGAGCAGGTGGTGTTCACCGAGCTGCTGGGCGACGAGGGCTGGGCGGCGCTGGGACGCCGGCGCGAGGAGCTGCGCGGCAACCGCGACGCCCTGGCCGCGGCGGTGCGCAGGCACCTGCCGGACTGGACGTTCACCCTGCCCAAGGGCGGCCTGTCGCTGTGGTGCCGGATGCCGGAGCCGGTGAGCTCGCGGCTGGCGGTGGCGGCCGCGGGGCACGGCATCCAGGTCGCGCCGGGCTCGCGCTTCGGCGTCCACGGCGGCCTCGAGCGCTGGATCCGCCTGCCGTTTTCGCTGCCACCGGCGCGGATCGACGAAGCCGTCCGCCGGCTGAGCGCGGCGGCGGCCGCCGTTCAGGGCACCCCGCGTTCGCTGGACGTCCCGATCTCCTGA
- a CDS encoding helix-turn-helix domain-containing protein → MEKVADIASDIGEYIRQQRNTAKISLRQLSKLAGVSNPYLSQIERGVRKPSAEILQQIAKGLRISAEALYVQAGILDLPTGGPVGDAIRADAELTERQKQVLLDVYESFRRENAAARPAAESPTADTPDTSPAADTKKESA, encoded by the coding sequence ATGGAGAAGGTCGCGGACATCGCTTCCGACATCGGCGAGTACATCCGCCAGCAGCGCAACACCGCGAAGATCTCGTTGCGCCAGCTGTCGAAGCTCGCCGGAGTGTCCAACCCGTACCTGAGTCAGATCGAGCGCGGGGTGCGCAAACCCAGCGCCGAGATCCTGCAGCAGATCGCCAAGGGACTGCGCATTTCAGCCGAAGCGCTGTATGTGCAGGCCGGGATCCTCGATCTGCCGACGGGCGGTCCGGTGGGCGACGCGATTCGCGCCGACGCCGAGCTGACCGAACGGCAGAAGCAGGTCCTGCTCGACGTCTACGAGTCCTTCCGGCGGGAGAACGCCGCGGCACGGCCGGCCGCCGAATCCCCCACCGCAGACACCCCCGACACCTCACCAGCCGCAGACACCAAGAAGGAGTCAGCATGA
- a CDS encoding TFIIB-type zinc ribbon-containing protein: MICPKCQNQMRTVDKNGVHIDQCEGCRGIFLDRGELEAISGAESSFYGQQPPPYGGAAPQYGRSDSPRPYRGGGGHPDSPKGYRGGGYPDSPKGYRGGGYSDSPRPHRGGYSDSPRPHGHGNRKRGFLENLFD; encoded by the coding sequence GTGATTTGTCCGAAGTGTCAGAACCAGATGCGAACCGTGGACAAGAACGGCGTCCACATCGACCAGTGCGAGGGCTGCCGCGGGATCTTCCTGGACCGCGGTGAGCTCGAAGCGATCTCGGGTGCGGAAAGCTCGTTCTACGGCCAGCAGCCACCGCCGTACGGCGGGGCCGCTCCGCAGTACGGCCGCTCCGACTCGCCGCGCCCGTACCGAGGCGGTGGCGGCCACCCGGACTCGCCGAAGGGATATCGCGGCGGGGGCTACCCGGACTCGCCGAAGGGGTATCGGGGCGGGGGCTACTCGGATTCGCCGAGGCCGCACCGCGGCGGGTATTCGGATTCGCCGAGGCCGCACGGCCACGGCAACCGCAAGCGCGGCTTCCTCGAGAACCTCTTCGACTGA
- a CDS encoding DUF2516 family protein, producing MLVAIWILEVIHWGSALVGLFAFVHALLQRADAYSAADRKTKPIWMLITGGATLAMALFSVMGPGMIFWVPAMAAALVYIVDVRPKLIEVQRGGSNW from the coding sequence GTGCTAGTCGCCATCTGGATCCTCGAAGTCATCCACTGGGGCAGCGCGTTGGTCGGCCTCTTCGCCTTCGTGCACGCGTTGCTCCAGCGTGCCGACGCCTACTCGGCGGCCGACCGCAAGACCAAGCCCATCTGGATGCTGATCACCGGTGGCGCGACCCTCGCCATGGCGCTGTTCAGCGTGATGGGCCCGGGAATGATCTTCTGGGTGCCCGCGATGGCCGCGGCGCTCGTCTACATCGTGGACGTCCGCCCCAAGCTCATCGAGGTCCAGCGCGGTGGCTCCAACTGGTGA
- a CDS encoding methyltransferase domain-containing protein: MTSSGRLRRRLVELLLDEDVLHAPEWIAAFRAVPRHVFLPRFFTRAGGLWAAVERGDPGWLEAVYSRDVLVTQLDDDPGRWELARTTGPVTGTPTSSSSMPAIMAIMLEELRVRDGQRVLEIGTGTGYNAALLSHRCGAGQVSTVDIDPVLAADARERLAEAGYRPSCAVGDGALGFPAGTVFDRVLCTASVTSIPPAWLEQTVPGGLIVTTLNRPIGAGLVRLVVGENGTGQGPVLARDGRFMPLRAHRLPEADPLPMPSRDDWEQTRLPMSTVLQPRKQFEFFAGLSLPGVRAVREHDGLDPNTAGGPGEAGLALVHPDGSWVRHRKRAGADEVAQGGPRALWEVAEAAYVEWCELDKPDRDRFGVTVTGERQEFWLDTPDGRTWPLT, encoded by the coding sequence ATGACGAGCTCGGGCCGGCTGCGGCGACGGCTCGTCGAGCTGCTGCTCGACGAGGACGTCCTGCACGCCCCGGAATGGATCGCCGCGTTCCGCGCGGTGCCCCGCCACGTCTTCCTGCCGCGGTTCTTCACGCGCGCCGGCGGGCTGTGGGCGGCGGTCGAGCGCGGCGACCCGGGGTGGCTGGAGGCTGTCTACTCGCGCGACGTCCTGGTCACGCAGCTGGACGACGACCCCGGCCGCTGGGAGCTCGCCCGGACCACCGGCCCGGTGACGGGCACGCCCACGAGTTCGTCGAGCATGCCGGCGATCATGGCGATCATGCTCGAAGAGCTGCGGGTGCGGGACGGGCAGCGGGTGCTCGAGATCGGCACCGGCACCGGGTACAACGCCGCCCTGCTCAGCCACCGCTGCGGCGCCGGTCAGGTGTCCACAGTGGACATCGACCCGGTGCTCGCCGCCGACGCGCGCGAACGGCTGGCCGAGGCGGGCTACCGGCCGTCGTGCGCGGTGGGCGACGGCGCGCTCGGCTTCCCGGCGGGGACCGTCTTCGACCGGGTGCTGTGCACGGCGTCGGTGACGTCGATCCCGCCGGCGTGGCTGGAGCAGACGGTGCCGGGCGGGCTGATCGTGACGACGTTGAACCGGCCGATCGGCGCCGGGCTCGTCCGGCTCGTCGTGGGCGAAAACGGCACCGGGCAGGGCCCGGTCCTCGCGCGCGACGGGCGCTTCATGCCGCTTCGCGCGCACCGGCTGCCGGAGGCGGACCCGCTGCCGATGCCGTCGCGCGACGACTGGGAGCAGACGCGGCTGCCGATGTCGACGGTGCTGCAGCCGCGCAAGCAGTTCGAGTTCTTCGCGGGGCTGTCGCTGCCGGGCGTCCGGGCGGTGCGCGAGCACGACGGCCTCGACCCGAACACGGCGGGCGGCCCGGGCGAGGCCGGCCTCGCGCTGGTGCACCCGGACGGCTCCTGGGTCCGCCACCGCAAACGCGCCGGCGCGGACGAAGTCGCCCAGGGCGGCCCGCGAGCGCTGTGGGAAGTCGCCGAAGCGGCGTACGTGGAGTGGTGCGAGCTGGACAAGCCCGACCGCGACCGCTTCGGGGTGACGGTGACGGGCGAGCGTCAGGAGTTCTGGCTCGACACCCCGGACGGCCGCACCTGGCCGCTGACCTGA
- a CDS encoding DUF445 domain-containing protein, with translation MEQLTPAKVTPADPPGGAAGEAEKRRALRKMKLVALSFLIGATIVFLLTSWAQSSGWAAWVGYVRAAAEAGMVGALADWFAVTALFRHPLGLKIPHTAIIPNKKDALGTSLGEFVGSNFLSEEVIRDKLKRVEIARRLGAWVAQEDNAERVTSELATMVRAAVKVLRDEDVQAIMEQAVARRIIDKPWGPPLGKILQGVFADGAHHKLVDLMCDQAYEWVRDNHTTMLRVVSDRAPSWSPKFVDEMLADKVYGEVLSFAWAVKTDVNHPMRLALDKFLGEFAQDLQTNPDVMARAEQVKGQIVHHEEVQRLIGSAWSTAKEMLLNAAEDPSSELRRRVRTGLMSLGSRLVTDDQLRSKADGWVEGAAAYLVKNYSHEITTIITDTVERWDAEETSRKIELQVGRDLQFIRINGTVVGALAGLVIYAVAELLF, from the coding sequence GTGGAGCAACTGACCCCCGCCAAGGTGACCCCGGCCGATCCGCCGGGCGGCGCAGCCGGTGAAGCGGAAAAGCGGCGCGCGCTGCGCAAGATGAAGCTGGTCGCGCTGTCGTTCCTGATCGGCGCCACCATCGTGTTCCTGCTGACCAGCTGGGCCCAGTCCAGCGGCTGGGCGGCCTGGGTCGGCTACGTCCGGGCCGCGGCCGAAGCCGGCATGGTCGGCGCGCTGGCGGACTGGTTCGCCGTCACGGCCCTCTTCCGGCACCCGCTCGGCCTGAAGATCCCGCACACGGCGATCATCCCGAACAAGAAGGACGCGCTGGGCACCAGCCTCGGCGAGTTCGTCGGGTCGAACTTCCTGTCCGAGGAGGTCATCCGCGACAAGCTCAAGCGCGTCGAGATCGCCCGGCGCCTGGGTGCGTGGGTGGCCCAGGAGGACAACGCCGAGCGCGTGACGTCCGAACTGGCCACCATGGTCCGCGCCGCCGTGAAGGTGCTCCGCGACGAGGACGTCCAGGCGATCATGGAGCAGGCCGTCGCGCGGCGGATCATCGACAAGCCGTGGGGTCCGCCGCTGGGCAAGATCCTGCAGGGCGTCTTCGCCGACGGCGCGCACCACAAGCTCGTCGACCTGATGTGCGACCAGGCGTACGAGTGGGTCCGCGACAACCACACGACGATGCTGCGCGTGGTGTCCGACCGCGCGCCGAGCTGGTCGCCGAAGTTCGTCGACGAGATGCTCGCGGACAAGGTCTACGGCGAGGTGCTCTCGTTCGCGTGGGCGGTCAAGACCGACGTCAACCACCCGATGCGGCTGGCGCTGGACAAGTTCCTCGGCGAGTTCGCCCAGGACCTGCAGACCAACCCGGACGTGATGGCCCGCGCGGAGCAGGTCAAGGGCCAGATCGTGCACCACGAAGAGGTGCAGCGGCTGATCGGTTCGGCGTGGAGCACAGCCAAGGAGATGCTGCTCAACGCGGCGGAGGATCCGTCGAGCGAGCTGCGCCGGCGCGTCCGCACCGGCCTGATGTCGCTGGGGTCGCGGCTGGTCACCGACGACCAGCTCCGCTCGAAGGCCGACGGGTGGGTCGAGGGCGCCGCGGCGTACCTGGTGAAGAACTACTCCCACGAGATCACCACGATCATCACCGACACGGTGGAGCGCTGGGACGCCGAGGAGACGTCCCGCAAGATCGAGCTCCAAGTCGGCCGTGACCTGCAGTTCATCCGCATCAACGGCACGGTCGTGGGCGCGCTCGCCGGGCTCGTCATCTACGCCGTGGCGGAGCTGCTGTTCTGA
- a CDS encoding nucleoside kinase: MVLDLRICPSCGDRADRPVAVGAVLSCVRCEHRWPFRRLPLFALTGPSGAGKSTVGPLLASRFAGEVVVLEQDVLWADALRGDIRGFRSAWLRMAAMLHQNGRPVVLCGTVAPPELEPLPERVFFSEIHYLALVGSAESLRRRLRARPAWREWDEPRIEEMLEFNDWLQKSAPEIGVDVFDTTDVPAEATADHAEKWIRSRLPD, encoded by the coding sequence GTGGTGCTCGACCTGCGGATCTGCCCGTCGTGCGGCGACCGGGCCGACCGCCCGGTCGCCGTCGGCGCGGTCCTTTCGTGCGTCCGCTGCGAACACCGGTGGCCGTTCCGGCGGCTGCCGTTGTTCGCGTTGACGGGCCCGAGCGGCGCCGGCAAGTCGACGGTGGGCCCGCTCCTGGCGTCGCGCTTCGCGGGCGAAGTGGTGGTGCTGGAGCAGGATGTCCTGTGGGCGGACGCGCTACGCGGCGACATCCGCGGATTCCGTTCGGCGTGGCTCCGGATGGCGGCGATGCTGCACCAGAACGGCCGCCCGGTCGTCCTGTGCGGCACGGTCGCCCCGCCGGAGCTCGAACCGCTGCCGGAACGGGTGTTCTTCAGCGAGATCCACTACCTGGCCCTGGTCGGTTCGGCGGAGTCCCTGCGCCGCCGGCTGCGAGCGCGCCCGGCGTGGCGCGAGTGGGACGAGCCGCGGATCGAGGAGATGCTGGAGTTCAACGACTGGCTCCAGAAGTCGGCGCCGGAAATCGGCGTGGACGTCTTCGACACCACGGACGTCCCAGCGGAAGCGACGGCGGACCACGCGGAGAAGTGGATCCGGTCCCGCCTGCCGGACTGA
- a CDS encoding Clp protease N-terminal domain-containing protein, with protein MFERFTEAARMAVVEAQIVARESGSVEIAPPHLLAGLLKADVPLLTELGIATEDVAAELERTRRRGGVSDADAEALTEFGIDVAQIVERVEQTHGEGALAGRLGPAKRGHIPFTAQSKKTLELSLKEAVRLGDKHLGQEHILLALAQQRGTDDVLARRGADYLTLRRIVQRRKAG; from the coding sequence ATGTTCGAGAGGTTCACCGAAGCCGCGCGGATGGCCGTCGTCGAGGCGCAGATCGTGGCGCGGGAGTCCGGTTCGGTGGAGATCGCGCCGCCGCACCTGCTCGCCGGGCTGCTGAAGGCGGACGTCCCGTTGCTCACCGAGCTGGGCATCGCCACCGAGGACGTCGCCGCGGAGCTGGAGCGCACCCGGCGCCGTGGCGGGGTCAGCGACGCCGACGCCGAGGCGCTCACCGAGTTCGGCATCGACGTCGCGCAGATCGTCGAGCGGGTCGAGCAGACCCACGGCGAGGGCGCGCTGGCCGGCCGGCTCGGCCCGGCCAAGCGCGGGCACATCCCGTTCACCGCCCAGTCGAAGAAGACCCTCGAACTGAGCCTCAAGGAGGCCGTCCGGCTGGGGGACAAGCACCTGGGGCAGGAGCACATCCTGCTGGCGCTGGCCCAGCAGCGCGGCACCGATGACGTCCTGGCGCGCCGCGGGGCCGACTACCTGACGCTGCGAAGGATCGTGCAGCGGCGCAAGGCCGGTTAG
- a CDS encoding CGNR zinc finger domain-containing protein has product MHTDASLVVEFLNTVNVEEGTDLLEQPGPWREWAAGYALTANPAAEARAARDALRASIGDPRLPGGSVDVGTRISLTDHGPALMADDVVGAVFAACTRLVVRGDWIRLKICPADTCLWAFYDESRNRSRTWCSMRVCGNREKARGWRARAATG; this is encoded by the coding sequence GTGCACACCGACGCCTCCCTCGTGGTGGAGTTCCTGAACACAGTCAACGTCGAAGAGGGCACGGACCTGCTCGAACAGCCTGGGCCGTGGCGCGAGTGGGCGGCCGGGTACGCGCTGACGGCCAATCCGGCCGCGGAGGCCCGTGCGGCGCGGGACGCGTTGCGCGCCTCGATCGGCGATCCGCGGCTGCCCGGCGGCAGCGTCGACGTGGGCACCCGGATCTCCCTCACCGACCACGGCCCGGCGCTCATGGCGGACGACGTCGTCGGCGCGGTGTTCGCCGCCTGCACCCGGCTGGTCGTGCGCGGCGACTGGATCCGGTTGAAGATCTGCCCCGCCGACACCTGCCTGTGGGCGTTCTACGACGAGTCCCGCAACCGCTCGCGGACGTGGTGCTCGATGCGCGTCTGCGGCAACCGCGAGAAGGCCCGCGGCTGGCGCGCCCGCGCGGCGACGGGCTGA